The following proteins are co-located in the Pseudomonas antarctica genome:
- the mnmC gene encoding bifunctional tRNA (5-methylaminomethyl-2-thiouridine)(34)-methyltransferase MnmD/FAD-dependent 5-carboxymethylaminomethyl-2-thiouridine(34) oxidoreductase MnmC, which yields MNPVTHAQLDWDDQGRPHSRVFDDVYFSDKSGLEETRYVFLEQNRLQERFAALPEGGRLVIGETGFGTGLNFLCAWQLFEQHAVAGARLHFVSVEKYPLSPTDLQRALALWPELSAFAEPLLAQYIAIHQGFQRLVLDNGRVTLTLLVGDALEQLPQLDAQIDAWFLDGFAPAKNPDMWTAELFAELARLAAPGSTISTFTSTGWVRRLINAAGFKMKRTPGIGHKWEILRGEFLGWPEDTPPPAKPKPWFARPATIEGERHAMVIGAGLAGCATAASLAARGWRVSLLERHAGLAQEASGNPQGVLYLKLSAHGTALSQLILSGFGHTRRLLEHLHRGVDWDGCGVLQLAFDAKEAQRQAQLAEAFAPQLLHLLDREQAQQRAGVDLAQGGLFFPEGGWVHPPALCQWQAAHPLIEVLTHHDALALHRVDDQWQARDADRVLASASVVVLAGAAEIKRFPPSADLPLKRIRGQITRLAQTAASEGLATVVCAEGYVAPARLGEHTLGASFDFTNEDLTPTITEHAGNLAMLREISEDLLQRLGADHLAPEQLEGRAAFRCTSPDYLPIVGPLADHEAFQQAYAVLGKDARQVPDTPCPWLPGLYINSGHGSRGLITAPLCGELIAAWLNAEPLPVPASVAEACHPNRFALRALVKGKSAASKGRL from the coding sequence ATGAACCCCGTAACCCACGCCCAGCTCGACTGGGATGACCAAGGACGCCCGCACTCGCGGGTCTTCGACGACGTGTATTTCTCCGACAAGTCGGGCCTTGAAGAAACCCGCTACGTGTTCCTTGAGCAGAACCGCTTGCAGGAGCGTTTTGCCGCCCTGCCCGAGGGTGGCAGGCTGGTGATCGGAGAAACCGGGTTCGGCACCGGCTTGAACTTCCTCTGCGCCTGGCAGCTGTTCGAGCAACACGCAGTGGCCGGTGCGCGCCTGCATTTTGTGAGCGTGGAAAAGTACCCACTGAGCCCAACCGACCTGCAACGCGCCCTGGCCCTCTGGCCGGAACTCAGTGCCTTCGCCGAGCCCCTGTTGGCGCAGTACATCGCGATCCATCAAGGCTTCCAGCGCCTGGTACTGGATAACGGCCGTGTCACCCTGACCCTGCTGGTCGGCGACGCCCTGGAGCAATTGCCGCAACTGGATGCACAGATCGACGCCTGGTTTCTCGACGGCTTCGCCCCGGCGAAAAACCCCGACATGTGGACCGCCGAGCTGTTTGCCGAACTGGCGCGCCTGGCGGCTCCGGGCTCGACCATCAGCACCTTCACCAGCACCGGTTGGGTGCGCCGCCTGATCAATGCCGCCGGGTTCAAGATGAAACGCACGCCGGGCATCGGCCACAAGTGGGAGATCCTGCGCGGTGAGTTCCTCGGTTGGCCCGAAGACACGCCACCGCCGGCCAAACCCAAACCCTGGTTCGCCCGCCCGGCGACTATCGAGGGCGAACGCCATGCGATGGTCATCGGTGCCGGCCTGGCCGGTTGCGCCACCGCTGCGAGCCTGGCCGCACGTGGTTGGCGTGTCAGCCTGCTGGAGCGCCACGCCGGCCTGGCCCAGGAAGCGTCGGGCAACCCGCAGGGCGTGCTGTACCTCAAGCTTTCGGCGCATGGAACGGCACTGTCGCAGCTGATACTCAGCGGTTTCGGTCACACCCGGCGCCTGCTGGAACACTTGCACCGAGGTGTTGATTGGGATGGCTGTGGCGTGCTGCAACTGGCATTTGACGCCAAGGAAGCTCAGCGCCAGGCGCAACTGGCCGAGGCCTTTGCGCCCCAATTGTTGCACCTGCTGGACCGTGAGCAGGCGCAACAACGGGCCGGGGTCGACCTGGCTCAGGGCGGCCTGTTTTTCCCGGAAGGCGGCTGGGTGCATCCACCGGCGCTGTGCCAATGGCAGGCGGCACATCCACTGATTGAAGTGCTCACCCATCACGACGCCCTTGCGCTGCACCGGGTCGATGATCAGTGGCAGGCGCGCGACGCCGACCGCGTGCTGGCCAGCGCGAGTGTGGTGGTGCTCGCCGGCGCCGCCGAGATCAAGCGATTCCCCCCCAGCGCCGACTTGCCGCTCAAGCGAATTCGCGGGCAAATCACCCGACTGGCGCAAACGGCAGCGAGTGAGGGGCTGGCCACGGTGGTCTGCGCCGAGGGTTATGTCGCACCCGCCCGGCTGGGTGAACACACCCTGGGCGCGAGTTTTGATTTCACCAATGAAGACCTCACGCCCACCATCACCGAACATGCCGGCAACCTTGCGATGCTGCGGGAGATTTCCGAAGATTTGCTGCAACGCCTGGGCGCCGATCACCTGGCCCCTGAGCAACTGGAGGGTCGGGCGGCATTTCGTTGCACCAGCCCTGACTACCTGCCGATCGTCGGGCCGTTGGCCGATCACGAAGCATTCCAACAGGCGTATGCGGTACTCGGCAAAGACGCCCGGCAAGTACCGGATACGCCTTGCCCCTGGCTGCCGGGTCTGTACATCAACAGCGGCCACGGCTCACGCGGTCTGATCACGGCGCCCCTGTGCGGCGAGCTGATTGCGGCCTGGCTGAATGCTGAGCCGTTGCCGGTTCCGGCCAGTGTGGCCGAGGCCTGCCACCCGAATCGGTTTGCGCTGCGCGCGTTGGTGAAAGGCAAGTCAGCGGCAAGCAAAGGGCGGCTTTAA
- a CDS encoding NEL-type E3 ubiquitin ligase domain-containing protein: MRTQDDLNNKLNQLTQSQLQAALLEMTGDLDKAQVLQKKLPGWMVNAPPGVLDALTRDAARVADAQATVAECLKPLRALDEFCNERLKDYCLTRWQLTVEPKKDLFIRAVNEYEKEVLPLKYVKTVRLVQDSLLQVAMQNFSEDEARAQYFPAGSLLQSGSGARGVMGITPLEFAQGCRALDLGRLYQQHLSEVLKLDSNLTSDKPYVNAVASDIGRMKTLDVKIDSHIALMRGDISQDTYKMVCTLLDRQLTPSQAQAAGVVFQGRPVTWQGLNTQGGCLWSILVFSSRSIAQYPQEPCVVYMPNEPERPFFEYSSLDDFQVYLKGKLEVAAYRAFFTRYLSQGDRVGFFSRFDQARTLGMLDANLLTVSLARHFFDTYAAKLQADARTLAVPVADVDEEVREQRLQAYLDAGLTVLNLAGLVVPELGLLMTGVAVGQMLGELYEGIEDWRRGDKEEAFKQLAVVAENITSMVVFAAGSKVVGSAMSRSGLNLDSFFSKFEVVRPTDGNLRLWRPDITPYVHDQSVVDDEVADDSGIYNVGGHSYVKVNDRVHRVSFDSKLDQWRASHLSRHTAYRPQLLHNGEGCWRFAFEKPDEWEAQEYLFSRLKPTGPGSSLHPGKLVQIKAIMDKPHDWGVYQAQECLPFPARFRDLYERFKLDQSIRDFIWQLESGASPSVENSSLQMHALPLLKGWPVGRYFEVLDARRNVKARYPASATVNAAGQRLTVTEQMLSDGKVFDALLSGLDEAQKTGLLGEGIAADQEHAVLERQLLAYLKADRKPLFEQLYQSYDGPVPPEWALLRRTYPQLPCTLMRELMAETSTVQRESLRDNQRIPMALAESVQRALGEQRLDRALMGFDQPELASLDTARVAVRVMPRVAGWGRALRLELRQDSPQGDLLALGAFNGAGVRRAVVRSNAGFEAFDDHGLSLGGPYAGPDGLFEAIDSALTASQRVALGLPLTEPSNIWRLRYMSGSQAKGERELAGEAFSSRVSEPLAEGVPCEMADSPTGPLVHPRALVRKVKRLYPLFSDAQVSSLLMSLGAEPLSRARAVKRLKAELGHLRALLKHWKNDVQDLEKQPGLSDIRISRQQVAERIEACWRRQSFALDEHQTSVASLNLDGMRIGSLPTLPAEIRFDHVQQLSLKNMQLGDDVAYFLKCFKGLRRLDLDRNHLTRLPEVLSRMFELESLSMPHNRLALTDYTRLKLADLSALRLLDLSHNPLEKLVDIGKMRDLHTLLLQDTKITDLPVGLGRLARLEQMDLRDNAITVLPEWLFATPRSFSQSINLGGNPLSSSTVTALLRYRDDVGIGMGYVRDDQPRRTELRARALWLPQETATRDIHKRTVWANLRDDPESTPLFELLAQLTGTADSQYVREDLTRRVWEVLQATHDSVGLRERVFQLAAHPTNCSDGTAQIFSQIEVLKEVEKATLQAGRSHSNSGALLNLGRGLFRLSELEKIAATYAVEHFSLDPLEVSLAFRVGLAQALELPGQPKHMNFAFFANVTSDGLEVAQSQVRTAELSPAFLRFITQLAFWRIHLEQQFPGAFQSATAPFDAQQQTLFENSQNLTDGEYLKQMEALRSPRGQAITDVVERLTQQMLKQQDLGICHVPGN, translated from the coding sequence ATGCGCACCCAGGATGATTTGAACAACAAGCTGAACCAGTTGACCCAGAGCCAGTTGCAAGCGGCCTTACTGGAAATGACGGGTGATCTGGACAAGGCCCAGGTACTGCAAAAGAAGCTGCCGGGCTGGATGGTCAACGCGCCGCCGGGTGTGTTGGATGCACTGACCCGAGATGCCGCACGGGTGGCAGATGCCCAGGCAACCGTCGCCGAGTGCTTGAAGCCATTGCGGGCGCTGGATGAGTTTTGCAATGAGCGGCTCAAGGACTATTGCCTGACACGATGGCAACTGACCGTGGAACCGAAAAAAGATCTTTTTATTCGTGCGGTCAACGAATACGAGAAAGAAGTCTTGCCATTGAAGTACGTGAAAACCGTGAGGCTGGTGCAGGACAGCCTGCTGCAGGTGGCGATGCAGAATTTCTCCGAGGATGAGGCTCGGGCGCAATACTTTCCGGCCGGCTCGCTGTTGCAGTCGGGGTCCGGCGCTCGTGGGGTGATGGGCATTACGCCCCTCGAGTTTGCCCAAGGCTGTCGTGCCCTGGACCTTGGCCGCTTGTATCAGCAGCACCTCAGTGAAGTGCTCAAACTGGACAGTAACCTCACAAGCGATAAGCCCTACGTCAATGCTGTTGCGAGCGATATCGGCCGGATGAAAACCCTGGACGTGAAAATCGACTCTCACATTGCCTTGATGCGGGGAGATATTTCACAGGACACCTACAAGATGGTGTGCACGCTGCTGGACCGCCAGCTGACACCGTCCCAGGCTCAGGCCGCAGGGGTGGTGTTTCAAGGGCGGCCGGTCACTTGGCAAGGGCTGAACACACAGGGCGGCTGCCTGTGGAGCATCCTGGTGTTTTCCAGCCGGTCGATTGCGCAATACCCGCAGGAACCCTGTGTGGTTTACATGCCCAATGAGCCGGAACGGCCATTTTTTGAGTATTCCTCGCTGGATGACTTTCAGGTCTACCTCAAGGGCAAGCTTGAAGTGGCCGCGTATCGGGCCTTCTTTACCCGGTACCTGAGCCAGGGCGACCGGGTCGGGTTCTTCAGCCGTTTTGATCAAGCCCGTACCCTGGGGATGCTGGACGCCAACCTGCTTACGGTCAGCCTCGCGAGGCATTTTTTTGATACCTACGCAGCAAAGCTGCAAGCCGACGCGCGGACCCTGGCGGTGCCGGTGGCCGATGTGGATGAGGAGGTTCGCGAGCAGCGCTTGCAGGCGTATTTGGACGCCGGGTTGACGGTGCTCAACCTCGCCGGGTTGGTCGTCCCCGAGTTGGGGCTATTGATGACCGGCGTGGCGGTGGGCCAGATGCTCGGTGAACTCTATGAGGGCATTGAAGACTGGCGCCGTGGTGACAAGGAAGAGGCGTTCAAGCAGTTGGCGGTGGTAGCGGAAAATATCACCTCGATGGTGGTGTTCGCGGCAGGCAGCAAGGTTGTCGGTTCGGCAATGAGCCGTAGCGGTCTTAACCTGGATAGTTTCTTTAGCAAGTTTGAAGTGGTACGCCCCACGGATGGCAACCTGCGGCTGTGGCGCCCGGATATCACGCCGTACGTCCATGATCAGAGCGTTGTCGACGACGAAGTCGCGGATGATTCGGGAATCTACAACGTGGGTGGTCATTCCTACGTCAAGGTCAATGATCGTGTCCATCGGGTTTCGTTCGACTCGAAACTGGATCAATGGCGGGCCAGTCACCTGTCGCGGCACACGGCTTATCGCCCGCAATTGCTGCATAACGGCGAAGGATGTTGGCGTTTTGCGTTCGAAAAGCCTGACGAGTGGGAGGCTCAGGAGTATCTCTTTTCACGCTTGAAGCCGACAGGTCCAGGTTCCTCGCTCCATCCCGGCAAACTTGTACAGATCAAGGCCATTATGGATAAGCCCCATGATTGGGGCGTTTATCAGGCGCAGGAGTGCTTGCCCTTTCCCGCACGTTTTCGCGATCTGTACGAGCGTTTCAAGCTGGATCAGTCCATTCGCGATTTTATCTGGCAGTTGGAAAGCGGTGCCTCCCCCAGCGTCGAAAACTCGAGCTTGCAGATGCACGCCTTGCCCCTGTTAAAAGGTTGGCCCGTGGGACGCTATTTTGAGGTGCTGGATGCCCGGCGCAACGTCAAGGCACGCTACCCCGCCAGCGCAACGGTTAACGCTGCAGGCCAGCGTTTGACGGTCACCGAGCAGATGCTCAGTGACGGGAAAGTGTTTGATGCGCTGTTGTCCGGGTTGGATGAGGCACAGAAGACTGGCCTGCTGGGAGAGGGCATTGCGGCCGATCAGGAGCACGCTGTTCTGGAGCGTCAGTTGCTCGCGTATCTGAAGGCCGATCGCAAGCCGTTGTTTGAGCAGTTGTATCAGTCTTATGACGGACCCGTACCACCCGAATGGGCGTTGCTCAGGCGCACCTATCCCCAATTGCCCTGCACGTTGATGCGCGAATTGATGGCCGAGACATCAACCGTGCAGCGTGAGTCCCTGCGCGATAACCAACGAATTCCCATGGCATTGGCCGAGTCAGTGCAGCGTGCCCTTGGGGAACAACGTCTGGACCGCGCCTTGATGGGGTTTGATCAGCCAGAATTGGCCAGCCTCGATACCGCGCGGGTCGCGGTTCGAGTCATGCCGCGCGTGGCCGGGTGGGGCAGGGCGCTGCGCCTCGAGTTGCGCCAGGATTCGCCACAGGGCGACTTATTGGCCTTGGGCGCGTTCAACGGGGCTGGGGTGCGGCGCGCAGTGGTCAGGTCGAACGCCGGGTTCGAAGCGTTTGATGACCATGGCCTGAGCCTCGGTGGGCCTTATGCCGGACCGGACGGACTGTTCGAGGCGATCGATTCAGCGCTGACGGCCAGCCAGCGAGTAGCACTGGGATTACCTCTGACGGAGCCCAGTAACATTTGGCGCCTGCGCTACATGAGCGGCTCGCAGGCCAAGGGGGAGCGGGAGCTGGCTGGCGAGGCGTTTTCCAGCAGGGTCAGTGAACCTCTGGCAGAGGGGGTTCCCTGTGAAATGGCCGATTCGCCGACGGGGCCGTTGGTGCATCCGCGCGCGCTGGTGCGTAAGGTGAAGCGCTTGTACCCCTTGTTCAGTGACGCACAAGTGTCTTCACTGCTGATGTCGCTGGGCGCTGAGCCTCTTTCGCGGGCCAGGGCGGTAAAGCGTTTGAAGGCCGAGCTGGGGCATCTGCGAGCGCTGCTCAAGCATTGGAAGAACGATGTCCAGGACCTGGAGAAACAGCCGGGCCTGAGTGACATTCGTATTAGCCGCCAGCAGGTGGCAGAGCGCATTGAAGCCTGTTGGCGGCGTCAAAGCTTTGCTCTGGACGAGCACCAGACCTCCGTCGCCAGTTTGAACCTGGACGGGATGCGCATTGGTTCGTTGCCGACGCTGCCGGCCGAGATTCGTTTCGACCATGTCCAACAGTTGTCACTCAAAAATATGCAGCTGGGTGATGACGTCGCTTATTTCCTGAAGTGTTTCAAGGGGCTGAGGCGTCTGGACCTGGACCGAAACCACCTGACCCGGTTACCGGAAGTGCTCTCACGCATGTTTGAACTTGAGAGTTTGTCGATGCCCCATAACCGGTTGGCGCTGACTGACTACACGCGGCTGAAACTGGCGGACCTGAGTGCGTTGCGCCTGCTGGACCTGAGCCATAACCCGCTGGAAAAACTGGTGGATATCGGCAAGATGCGTGACTTGCATACGCTGTTATTGCAGGACACAAAAATCACCGACCTGCCCGTAGGTCTGGGGCGGCTGGCCCGGCTTGAGCAAATGGATTTGCGCGACAACGCGATTACCGTGTTGCCCGAGTGGTTGTTTGCGACGCCGCGTAGTTTCAGTCAGTCGATTAACCTGGGCGGTAACCCGTTATCCAGTTCGACGGTAACGGCACTCCTTCGTTATCGCGACGATGTCGGTATTGGCATGGGCTACGTGAGGGACGATCAACCACGCAGGACCGAGTTGAGGGCCAGGGCATTATGGTTGCCGCAGGAAACGGCCACCCGGGATATTCACAAGCGTACGGTTTGGGCCAACCTGCGCGATGATCCGGAATCGACACCGTTGTTCGAGTTGCTGGCTCAATTGACCGGGACTGCGGACAGTCAATACGTGCGCGAGGACTTGACCCGGCGCGTCTGGGAGGTGTTGCAGGCGACCCATGACAGCGTCGGGCTGCGCGAGCGGGTGTTTCAACTGGCGGCTCATCCGACGAACTGTTCAGATGGGACGGCACAGATATTCAGTCAGATAGAGGTCTTGAAGGAGGTCGAGAAAGCGACTCTTCAGGCCGGTCGCTCACACAGCAACTCCGGCGCGTTGTTGAACCTGGGCCGTGGTTTGTTTCGCCTCAGTGAACTGGAAAAGATTGCCGCGACTTACGCTGTCGAGCACTTCTCCCTGGACCCCCTGGAAGTCAGCCTGGCATTCCGGGTCGGGTTGGCCCAGGCCCTGGAACTACCGGGGCAGCCCAAGCACATGAATTTTGCATTTTTTGCCAATGTGACCAGCGATGGGCTGGAGGTGGCGCAGTCCCAAGTGCGCACGGCAGAGTTGTCCCCCGCATTCTTGCGCTTTATTACCCAATTGGCGTTCTGGCGAATCCACCTGGAACAGCAATTTCCCGGGGCATTCCAGTCCGCGACGGCGCCCTTTGATGCGCAGCAACAAACACTCTTCGAGAACAGCCAGAACCTCACCGACGGCGAGTACCTCAAGCAAATGGAAGCCCTGCGATCGCCTCGCGGGCAGGCAATCACTGACGTAGTGGAGCGCCTGACACAGCAGATGTTGAAACAGCAGGACCTGGGCATTTGCCATGTTCCCGGGAATTAG
- the ngg gene encoding N-acetylglutaminylglutamine synthetase, translated as MKPLAAAYSQRLLKGQAPTYERLQARLAEDGSPLGAEPIAVHCGWGRLLIGHTFPDPASLAEELLNEQAGERDIALYVAAPQQILGIDPQQLFLDPSDTLRLWFSDYRPATRVFRGFRIRRVQSEADWAAVNVLYQGRGMLPVDAERLTPRHQGGPVYWLAEDEDSGAVIGSVMGLNHQKAFHDPENGCSLWCLAVDPQCTRPGVGEVLVRHLVEHFMSRGLSYLDLSVLHDNRQAKSLYAKLGFRALTTFAIKRKNGINQPLFLGPGPQAGFNPYARIIVEEAHRRGIDVHVDDAGAGLFTLSHGGRRVRCRESLSDLTSAISMTLCQDKSLTHKVLKAAGLKLPQQQLAGSADDNLEFLDEHQRVVVKPLDGEQGQGVAVDLQTIEDVQKAIEAARQFDSRVLLESFHEGLDLRILVIGFEVVAAAIRRPAEVTGDGQHSIGALIEAQSRRRQAATDGESKIPLDAETQRTLHAAGYDYSSILPRGETLAVRRTANLHTGGCLEDVTAILHPTLVDAAVRAARALDIPMVGLDLMVPAADQPEYVFIEANERAGLANHEPQPTAEKFVDLLFPHSQPTAQ; from the coding sequence ATGAAACCTCTTGCAGCGGCTTACAGCCAACGCTTGCTGAAGGGCCAGGCGCCGACCTACGAACGCCTGCAAGCCCGCCTGGCTGAAGATGGCAGCCCACTGGGCGCCGAGCCGATTGCCGTGCATTGCGGCTGGGGCCGGTTGTTGATCGGCCACACGTTCCCTGACCCTGCCAGCCTGGCCGAAGAGTTGCTGAACGAGCAGGCTGGCGAGCGCGATATCGCGCTGTACGTGGCGGCGCCCCAGCAGATCCTCGGGATTGATCCGCAACAGTTGTTCCTCGACCCGTCCGACACCCTGCGCCTCTGGTTCAGCGACTACCGGCCGGCGACTCGGGTGTTTCGCGGTTTTCGTATCCGGCGCGTACAAAGCGAGGCCGATTGGGCCGCGGTCAACGTGCTCTATCAAGGGCGCGGCATGCTGCCGGTCGACGCAGAACGCCTGACGCCCCGCCACCAAGGCGGCCCGGTGTATTGGTTGGCGGAAGACGAAGACAGCGGCGCGGTGATCGGCAGCGTGATGGGCCTCAATCATCAAAAAGCCTTTCACGACCCGGAAAATGGTTGCAGCCTCTGGTGCCTGGCCGTCGACCCGCAATGCACCCGGCCCGGCGTGGGTGAAGTGCTGGTGCGCCACCTGGTAGAGCACTTTATGAGCCGTGGCCTGAGCTACCTTGACCTGTCGGTGTTGCACGACAACCGCCAGGCCAAGAGCCTCTACGCCAAGCTGGGTTTTCGCGCGCTGACCACCTTTGCGATCAAGCGCAAGAACGGCATCAACCAGCCACTGTTTCTCGGCCCGGGGCCGCAGGCGGGGTTCAACCCCTACGCGCGGATCATTGTCGAAGAGGCCCATCGACGCGGCATTGATGTGCACGTGGACGACGCGGGTGCCGGCCTGTTCACCCTCAGCCATGGTGGACGCCGCGTGCGTTGCCGTGAATCCTTGAGCGACCTGACCAGCGCCATCAGCATGACCCTGTGCCAGGACAAAAGCCTGACCCACAAGGTGCTCAAAGCCGCCGGTTTGAAACTGCCGCAACAACAATTGGCGGGCAGTGCCGACGACAACCTGGAGTTTCTCGACGAACACCAGCGCGTCGTGGTCAAGCCGCTGGACGGCGAGCAAGGCCAAGGCGTGGCGGTGGATTTACAGACGATCGAAGACGTGCAGAAAGCCATCGAAGCGGCCCGCCAGTTCGATAGCCGTGTGTTGCTCGAAAGCTTTCACGAAGGCCTCGACCTGCGCATCCTGGTGATCGGCTTTGAGGTGGTCGCCGCCGCGATTCGCCGTCCTGCCGAGGTGACCGGTGACGGCCAGCATTCCATCGGCGCCTTGATCGAAGCCCAAAGCCGTCGCCGCCAAGCCGCTACCGACGGCGAAAGCAAAATCCCGCTGGACGCCGAAACCCAACGCACCCTGCACGCCGCCGGTTACGACTACAGCAGCATCCTGCCGCGCGGTGAAACCCTGGCCGTGCGCCGCACCGCCAACCTGCACACCGGCGGTTGCCTGGAGGACGTCACGGCGATCCTGCACCCGACGCTGGTGGACGCCGCCGTGCGTGCCGCCCGCGCCCTCGATATTCCCATGGTGGGCCTGGACCTGATGGTGCCCGCCGCCGACCAACCCGAGTACGTATTTATCGAAGCCAACGAACGGGCCGGGCTGGCTAATCACGAGCCGCAACCGACTGCGGAGAAGTTTGTGGACTTGTTGTTTCCGCATAGCCAGCCGACTGCTCAATAA
- a CDS encoding N-acetylglutaminylglutamine amidotransferase → MCGLAGELRFDAQPADLAAIERITHHLAPRGPDAWGFHAQGPIALGHRRLKIMDLSDGSAQPMVDAQLGLSLAFNGAIYNFPELREELEALGYAFYSGGDTEVLLKGYHAWGEALLPKLNGMFAFAIWERDAQRLFIARDRLGVKPLYLSRTGQRLRFASALPALLKGGDINPILDPVALNHYLNFHAVVPAPRTLLAGIEKLPPASWMRIDANGKTEQKIWWTLPYGPREDEQNLTLEDWTDRVLDSTREAVAIRQRAAVDVGVLLSGGVDSSMLVGLLREVGVQDLSTFSIGFEDAGGERGDEFQYSDLIAKHYGTRHHQLRIAESEIIEQLPAAFRAMSEPMVSHDCIAFYLLSREVAKHCKVVQSGQGADELFAGYHWYPQVDGASDPYAAYRDAFFDRSYDDYAATVAPKWLTANDAAGDFVREHFAMPGADAAVDKALRLDSTVMLVDDPVKRVDNMTMAWGLEARTPFLDYRLVELSARVPGKFKLPDGGKQVLKEAARRVIPSEVIDRKKGYFPVPGLKHLQGDTLNWVRELLLDPSQDRGLFNPAMLDRLLTDPQGQLTPLRGSKLWQLAALNLWLSEQGI, encoded by the coding sequence ATGTGCGGATTAGCTGGAGAATTACGTTTCGATGCCCAACCTGCCGACTTGGCGGCCATTGAGCGCATCACCCATCACTTGGCCCCACGCGGTCCCGACGCCTGGGGCTTCCACGCCCAAGGGCCGATTGCCCTGGGCCACCGGCGCCTGAAGATCATGGACCTGTCGGACGGCTCGGCCCAACCAATGGTCGACGCCCAGCTTGGGCTGTCGCTGGCGTTCAACGGTGCCATCTACAACTTCCCGGAATTACGCGAAGAGCTGGAAGCCCTGGGCTACGCCTTCTATTCCGGTGGCGACACCGAAGTGCTGCTCAAGGGCTACCACGCCTGGGGCGAAGCACTGCTCCCCAAGCTGAACGGCATGTTTGCCTTCGCGATCTGGGAGCGTGACGCCCAGCGCCTGTTCATCGCCCGTGACCGTCTGGGCGTGAAGCCTTTGTACCTGTCGCGCACCGGCCAGCGCCTGCGCTTCGCCTCGGCGTTGCCGGCACTGCTCAAGGGCGGCGATATCAACCCGATCCTCGATCCGGTGGCGCTCAATCACTACCTGAATTTCCACGCCGTGGTGCCTGCACCGCGCACCTTGCTGGCGGGCATTGAAAAGCTGCCGCCAGCGAGCTGGATGCGCATCGACGCCAACGGCAAGACCGAACAGAAAATCTGGTGGACCCTGCCCTACGGCCCTCGTGAGGATGAGCAAAATCTCACCTTGGAAGACTGGACCGACCGCGTACTCGACAGCACTCGCGAAGCCGTGGCCATCCGCCAACGCGCCGCCGTGGATGTCGGCGTGCTGCTCTCCGGCGGCGTCGATTCGAGCATGCTCGTCGGCCTGTTGCGTGAAGTCGGCGTGCAGGACCTGTCGACCTTCTCGATCGGTTTTGAAGATGCCGGTGGCGAGCGCGGCGACGAGTTTCAGTACTCGGACCTGATTGCCAAGCACTACGGTACCCGTCACCACCAACTGCGCATCGCCGAAAGCGAAATCATCGAGCAACTGCCGGCTGCGTTCCGCGCCATGAGCGAGCCGATGGTGAGCCACGACTGCATCGCCTTCTACCTGCTGTCGCGGGAAGTGGCCAAGCATTGCAAGGTGGTACAGAGCGGCCAGGGTGCCGACGAGTTGTTCGCCGGTTACCACTGGTACCCGCAGGTGGATGGCGCCAGCGATCCCTACGCCGCATACCGCGATGCATTTTTCGACCGCAGCTACGACGACTATGCCGCCACCGTCGCGCCGAAATGGCTGACTGCCAATGACGCTGCCGGTGACTTTGTGCGTGAGCATTTTGCAATGCCAGGCGCAGACGCCGCCGTGGACAAGGCCTTGCGCCTGGACAGCACGGTGATGCTGGTCGATGACCCGGTCAAACGCGTGGACAACATGACCATGGCCTGGGGCCTGGAAGCGCGCACACCGTTTCTCGATTACCGCCTCGTCGAACTGTCGGCACGCGTGCCGGGTAAATTCAAATTGCCCGACGGCGGCAAGCAGGTGTTGAAAGAGGCCGCGCGCCGGGTCATCCCCAGCGAAGTCATTGACCGCAAAAAGGGCTACTTCCCAGTGCCGGGCCTCAAGCATTTGCAGGGCGACACCTTGAACTGGGTGCGCGAGCTGCTGCTGGACCCGAGCCAGGATCGCGGCCTGTTCAACCCCGCCATGCTTGATCGCTTGCTGACCGACCCGCAAGGCCAACTGACCCCGCTGCGCGGCTCCAAGCTGTGGCAACTGGCGGCGCTGAACCTGTGGCTCAGCGAACAAGGAATCTGA